The following coding sequences are from one Geodermatophilus normandii window:
- a CDS encoding copper transporter, producing the protein MIDFRYHLVSLIAVFLAIALGLVIGATQLSGPLLDNLQGQVTSLQEDKRELEDTTQGLQTQVDSSQAFESAVAPALVRGALTGRSVLLVLASEDVTTDTVEEVTALVTEAGGTVAGQVSLAPEYSDPASEPGLQSYVTGPGRPAGVELPETDDTGQLVGALLAQVLMVPATEGAPAPDTAAVSTVLAGLSALDVLSQDSTTVTPADFAVVLTGGALDGKDAADRNDVLLDLATALDAAGSGAVVAGDAASAGEAGLVGVVRADPEVSAAVSTVDNVTSPSGQISTVLALGREREGTSGKYGTGEDAQPVPPVPAATP; encoded by the coding sequence GTGATCGACTTCCGCTACCACCTGGTCTCCCTGATCGCGGTGTTCCTCGCGATCGCCCTGGGGCTGGTGATCGGCGCGACCCAGCTGTCGGGACCGCTGCTGGACAACCTGCAGGGGCAGGTCACCTCGCTGCAGGAGGACAAGCGCGAGCTGGAGGACACCACCCAGGGGCTGCAGACGCAGGTCGACAGCAGCCAGGCCTTCGAGTCCGCCGTCGCCCCGGCCCTGGTGCGCGGCGCCCTGACCGGCCGCAGCGTGCTGCTGGTGCTCGCGTCCGAGGACGTCACGACCGACACCGTCGAGGAGGTCACCGCGCTGGTGACCGAGGCCGGCGGCACGGTCGCCGGGCAGGTCTCCCTGGCGCCGGAGTACAGCGACCCGGCCAGCGAGCCGGGCCTGCAGAGCTACGTGACGGGCCCCGGCCGCCCGGCCGGCGTGGAGCTGCCCGAGACCGACGACACCGGCCAGCTCGTCGGCGCGCTGCTCGCCCAGGTGCTCATGGTCCCGGCCACCGAGGGCGCGCCCGCCCCCGACACCGCGGCGGTCTCCACCGTGCTCGCGGGCCTGTCCGCCCTCGACGTCCTGTCCCAGGACTCCACGACCGTCACGCCCGCCGACTTCGCCGTCGTCCTCACCGGCGGCGCGCTGGACGGCAAGGACGCCGCGGACCGCAACGACGTCCTGCTGGACCTGGCCACCGCCCTCGACGCCGCGGGCTCCGGCGCCGTGGTGGCCGGCGACGCCGCCTCGGCGGGCGAGGCCGGCCTGGTCGGCGTGGTCCGGGCCGACCCGGAGGTCTCCGCGGCGGTCTCCACCGTGGACAACGTGACCAGCCCGTCGGGCCAGATCAGCACCGTGCTGGCGCTGGGCCGCGAGCGCGAGGGCACCTCCGGCAAGTACGGCACCGGGGAGGACGCCCAGCCGGTCCCGCCGGTGCCCGCCGCCACCCCGTGA
- the steA gene encoding putative cytokinetic ring protein SteA, with protein MSGTVRLDRRTKNLTKRLRPGDVAVIDHVDIDRVSADSLVAAKVGAVVNAAPSISGRYPNLGPEILTAAGIPLVDGVGKDVFAALKEGAQVRVEGATLYGPDGTAVAEGTEQTPETVATAMAEAKAGLSTQLEAFATNTMEYMKRERALLLDGVGVPDVKTAIEGRHVLVVVRGYDYKEDLQALRSYIRDYRPVLVGVDGGADALIEAGYQPDMIIGDMDSVSDHVLRSGAEVVVHAYVDGRAPGLKRVQDLGVPAITFPAAATSEDIAMLLADEKGAKLIVAVGTHATLVEFLDKGRGGMASTFLTRLRLGGKLVDAKGVSRLYRSRISTGALVVLVLAALLAIVAALAVTTAGRIYLDLLVDQWDSFVFWLENLFS; from the coding sequence GTGAGCGGCACCGTCCGGCTGGACCGTCGCACCAAGAACCTCACCAAGCGCCTGCGGCCCGGCGACGTCGCCGTCATCGACCACGTCGACATCGACCGCGTGAGCGCGGACTCGCTGGTCGCCGCGAAGGTCGGCGCCGTGGTCAACGCCGCGCCGAGCATCTCCGGCCGCTATCCCAACCTCGGCCCCGAGATCCTCACCGCGGCCGGCATCCCCCTCGTCGACGGCGTCGGCAAGGACGTGTTCGCCGCGCTCAAGGAGGGTGCGCAGGTCCGCGTCGAGGGCGCCACGCTCTACGGGCCCGACGGCACCGCCGTCGCGGAGGGCACCGAGCAGACCCCCGAGACCGTCGCCACCGCGATGGCCGAGGCCAAGGCCGGGCTGTCCACGCAGTTGGAGGCGTTCGCCACCAACACGATGGAGTACATGAAGCGCGAGCGCGCGCTGCTGCTCGACGGCGTCGGCGTCCCGGACGTGAAGACGGCGATCGAGGGCCGGCACGTGCTCGTCGTCGTCCGCGGGTACGACTACAAGGAGGACCTGCAGGCGCTGCGGTCCTACATCCGCGACTACCGGCCGGTGCTGGTCGGGGTCGACGGCGGCGCGGACGCCCTCATCGAGGCCGGCTACCAGCCGGACATGATCATCGGCGACATGGACTCGGTCAGCGACCACGTCCTGCGCAGCGGGGCGGAGGTCGTCGTGCACGCCTACGTCGACGGCCGCGCGCCCGGCCTCAAGCGGGTCCAGGACCTCGGGGTCCCGGCGATCACCTTCCCGGCCGCGGCGACCAGCGAGGACATCGCCATGCTGCTGGCCGACGAGAAGGGCGCCAAGCTCATCGTCGCCGTCGGCACGCACGCCACGCTCGTGGAGTTCCTCGACAAGGGCCGCGGCGGCATGGCCTCGACCTTCCTCACCCGGCTGCGGCTGGGCGGCAAGCTGGTCGACGCCAAGGGCGTGAGCCGGCTCTACCGCAGCCGCATCTCGACCGGCGCGCTCGTCGTGCTCGTGCTCGCCGCGCTGCTCGCGATCGTCGCCGCCCTGGCCGTCACCACCGCCGGGCGGATCTACCTCGACCTGCTGGTCGACCAGTGGGACAGCTTCGTGTTCTGGTTGGAGAACCTCTTCTCGTGA
- a CDS encoding TetR/AcrR family transcriptional regulator gives MPQEPAAAPAPAPAPPAEGRRSGRRRDRRGSGVRERRRLETHDRIVDAAAELFAERGFDAVSVVEIAQRAGVVEKTVFNHFPVKEGLVLSADPPMRAALLHAVATRPAGESVAAAAGTFVVRAMTMLGAPEAAEGVAAMARVVRGSRTLQAREREILGEITAALAAQIRAETGADDGAVEPELTASAVTALYGRLLELARDRALAGVTGPALADELRTAGRRGLSLLQFGLAGYAKRR, from the coding sequence GTGCCGCAGGAGCCGGCCGCCGCGCCGGCGCCCGCCCCCGCGCCGCCCGCCGAGGGCCGGCGGTCGGGCCGCCGCCGCGACCGCCGGGGCTCCGGCGTCCGCGAGCGCCGCCGGCTGGAGACGCACGACCGGATCGTCGACGCCGCCGCCGAGCTGTTCGCCGAGCGCGGCTTCGACGCCGTCAGCGTCGTGGAGATCGCGCAGCGGGCGGGTGTGGTGGAGAAGACGGTGTTCAACCACTTCCCGGTCAAGGAGGGGCTGGTCCTCTCCGCCGACCCGCCGATGCGGGCGGCGCTGCTGCACGCGGTGGCCACCCGCCCGGCCGGGGAGTCGGTGGCCGCGGCGGCCGGCACCTTCGTGGTCCGCGCGATGACGATGCTCGGGGCGCCCGAGGCCGCCGAGGGGGTGGCCGCGATGGCCCGGGTGGTGCGCGGCTCCCGCACGCTGCAGGCCCGCGAGCGGGAGATCCTCGGCGAGATCACCGCCGCGCTGGCGGCGCAGATCCGCGCGGAGACCGGCGCCGACGACGGCGCGGTGGAGCCCGAGCTCACCGCCTCGGCGGTGACCGCGCTCTACGGCCGGCTCCTGGAGCTGGCCCGCGACCGCGCGCTGGCCGGTGTCACGGGGCCGGCGCTCGCCGACGAGCTGCGCACGGCCGGGCGGCGCGGCCTGTCGCTGCTGCAGTTCGGGCTGGCGGGGTACGCGAAGCGCCGCTGA
- a CDS encoding methylase, which yields MSCFSSADESAHYGFSVCMLLQQYREQLGWEDAPVVELGTGDASAIADVVAGLPGLRVRSYDISADSVEAARANIAARGLADRYTVELGDFFDQADASGGEPVTTALSNPPYIPAPDRDILMPELWGGERGNDLTLQLLKAGYDHVVTAVASYADPVTTVSTAADLGYRVVNFLAMGLDYGPYSSEPKVRAQIARIVAEGRGWAGDDEYMVAVALFTRDPGIPGDRGDQLLRALQLPA from the coding sequence GTGAGCTGCTTCAGCTCCGCCGACGAGTCCGCGCACTACGGCTTCTCCGTCTGCATGCTGCTCCAGCAGTACCGCGAGCAGCTGGGCTGGGAGGACGCCCCCGTCGTCGAGCTGGGGACCGGTGACGCCTCCGCGATCGCCGACGTCGTCGCGGGCCTGCCCGGGCTGCGCGTCCGCAGCTACGACATCAGCGCCGACTCGGTGGAGGCGGCGCGGGCCAACATCGCCGCGCGCGGCCTCGCCGACCGCTACACCGTCGAGCTCGGCGACTTCTTCGACCAGGCCGACGCCTCCGGCGGGGAGCCGGTGACCACCGCGCTGTCCAACCCGCCCTACATCCCCGCCCCCGACCGCGACATCCTCATGCCCGAGCTGTGGGGCGGCGAGCGCGGCAACGACCTCACGCTGCAGCTGCTCAAGGCCGGCTACGACCACGTGGTCACCGCGGTCGCCAGCTACGCCGACCCGGTCACCACCGTGAGCACCGCCGCCGACCTCGGCTACCGGGTGGTCAACTTCCTCGCCATGGGGCTGGACTACGGGCCCTACAGCAGCGAGCCGAAGGTCCGCGCGCAGATCGCGAGGATCGTCGCCGAGGGGCGCGGCTGGGCCGGCGACGACGAGTACATGGTCGCCGTCGCGCTGTTCACGCGGGACCCCGGCATCCCGGGCGACCGCGGCGACCAGCTGCTGCGGGCCCTGCAGCTGCCCGCCTGA
- the recN gene encoding DNA repair protein RecN yields MAPRTPTRERAGRARTAPATPAADTPATPAADGPGTAAQEPDGGRTPARRDGAAQRLGRLTELRIRGLGAIDDVTLELGRGLTVVTGETGAGKTMVVTGLTLLFGGRADPGRVRATGRAGVEGRLELPAESPVWARAADAGAEPDDDGSLILARTVSAEGRSRAHLGGRSVPVGVVAELAEGLLAVHGQSDQLRLSRPAEQRNALDRYAGPAHLQLLETYRAAHTRWRELAADLDRRRGQARELAQTAEVLRHGLEEIEALAPEPGEDEALDAQAKRLGDADALRAAVDEARMALVGDVTGDLGAEGLPQDATAALATAERALAGTDDPALVLLARDLADAVAVVSDVSVQLAGYVADLDADPARLAEVLDRRAAITALVRKYADPGEGLAGVLAWAEDARGKLSALDVSDEALEALAAARDTARAEVDDLAARISAGRRAAADGFAAEVGAELAGLAMKSARVSFSVESHPDQPGPEGIDEVALLMAAHPGAPPRPVHRGASGGELSRVMLAIEVVFAGADPVPVMVFDEVDAGVGGQAAGEIGRRLARLARDHQVVVVTHLAQVAAFADTHLVVDKSPDTAAGVTATDIRAVDGEDRVRELARMLSGLSDSDTGQAHARELLAVAAAAREG; encoded by the coding sequence GTGGCACCGCGGACCCCCACGCGTGAGCGCGCCGGCCGCGCCCGGACCGCGCCGGCCACCCCGGCCGCAGACACCCCCGCGACCCCTGCCGCCGACGGCCCGGGGACGGCGGCGCAGGAGCCCGACGGCGGCCGGACGCCGGCACGCCGGGACGGCGCCGCCCAGCGGCTGGGCCGGCTGACCGAGCTGCGCATCCGCGGCCTCGGCGCCATCGACGACGTGACCCTCGAGCTGGGCCGCGGGCTGACCGTGGTCACCGGCGAGACCGGCGCCGGCAAGACGATGGTCGTGACCGGCCTGACGCTCCTCTTCGGCGGCCGCGCGGACCCCGGCCGGGTGCGCGCGACCGGCCGCGCCGGCGTCGAGGGGCGCCTCGAGCTGCCGGCGGAGTCCCCGGTGTGGGCGCGGGCCGCCGACGCCGGCGCCGAGCCCGACGACGACGGCAGCCTGATCCTCGCCCGCACGGTCAGCGCCGAGGGCCGCTCGCGGGCGCACCTCGGCGGGCGCAGCGTGCCGGTGGGCGTCGTCGCGGAGCTGGCCGAGGGGCTGCTGGCCGTGCACGGGCAGAGCGACCAGCTGCGGCTGTCCCGCCCGGCCGAGCAGCGCAACGCCCTCGACCGCTACGCCGGGCCTGCGCACCTGCAGTTGCTGGAGACCTACCGCGCCGCCCACACCCGCTGGCGGGAGCTCGCCGCCGACCTCGACCGCCGCCGCGGCCAGGCCCGCGAGCTGGCCCAGACCGCCGAGGTGCTGCGGCACGGCCTGGAGGAGATCGAGGCGCTGGCACCCGAGCCGGGCGAGGACGAGGCGCTCGACGCCCAGGCCAAGCGGCTGGGGGACGCCGACGCGCTGCGGGCCGCGGTCGACGAGGCCCGGATGGCGCTGGTCGGCGACGTGACCGGCGACCTCGGCGCCGAGGGCCTGCCGCAGGACGCCACCGCCGCCCTGGCCACCGCCGAGCGGGCGCTGGCCGGCACCGACGACCCCGCGCTGGTGCTCCTGGCCCGCGACCTCGCCGACGCCGTCGCCGTGGTGTCCGACGTCAGCGTGCAGCTGGCCGGCTACGTCGCCGACCTCGACGCCGACCCCGCCCGCCTCGCCGAGGTGCTCGACCGGCGCGCGGCGATCACCGCGCTGGTCCGCAAGTACGCCGACCCGGGGGAGGGGCTGGCCGGCGTGCTGGCCTGGGCCGAGGACGCGCGCGGCAAGCTCTCGGCGCTCGACGTCTCCGACGAGGCGCTCGAGGCGCTGGCGGCCGCCCGTGACACCGCCCGCGCCGAGGTCGACGACCTCGCCGCCCGGATCTCCGCCGGCCGCCGCGCCGCCGCCGACGGCTTCGCCGCCGAGGTCGGCGCGGAGCTCGCGGGCCTGGCGATGAAGAGCGCGCGGGTGTCCTTCTCGGTCGAGAGCCACCCGGACCAGCCGGGACCCGAGGGGATCGACGAGGTCGCGCTGCTCATGGCCGCGCACCCCGGCGCCCCGCCGCGGCCGGTGCACCGCGGCGCGTCCGGCGGTGAGCTCTCGCGGGTCATGCTGGCCATCGAGGTGGTCTTCGCCGGTGCCGACCCGGTGCCGGTCATGGTCTTCGACGAGGTGGACGCCGGCGTCGGCGGGCAGGCCGCGGGCGAGATCGGCCGACGGCTGGCGCGGCTGGCCCGTGACCACCAGGTCGTCGTCGTCACCCACCTCGCGCAGGTGGCCGCCTTCGCCGACACCCACCTGGTGGTGGACAAGTCGCCGGACACCGCGGCCGGCGTCACCGCCACCGACATCCGCGCCGTCGACGGCGAGGACCGCGTGCGGGAGCTGGCGCGCATGCTCTCGGGGCTGTCCGACAGCGACACCGGGCAGGCGCACGCGCGCGAGCTGCTCGCCGTCGCGGCCGCCGCCCGGGAGGGCTGA
- a CDS encoding NAD kinase, with amino-acid sequence MSEAGQGGWRPGGGRHVLLAVHTGRQDITELARSSAARLARAGITVRVLDDEADALGIDGAEVVPADAEAARGAEIVMVFGGDGTFLRAAELARYSHAALMGVNLGRVGFLAETEPEAVEETLTAIEQCTYSVEKRLAIEVDVLDAAGNVVGGTWALNEVSVEKAQRSRVLDVVISIDGRPLTSFGCDGVLFATPTGSTAYAFSAGGPVVWPDVEALLLVPTNAHALFSRPLVTSPDAVLSVAIPPDGNRARVSADGRRALDVPDGGRVDVRRAARPVRIARVHPATFGDRLVAKFGLPVRGFRDARRHDPGHELRPSRNVLARDVVTLADGNGAAGEEVRGGTADPHA; translated from the coding sequence ATGAGCGAGGCCGGCCAGGGCGGTTGGCGTCCCGGAGGCGGTCGGCACGTGCTGCTGGCCGTCCACACCGGGCGGCAGGACATCACCGAGCTGGCCCGCAGCTCCGCCGCGCGGCTGGCGCGCGCCGGCATCACCGTGCGCGTCCTCGACGACGAGGCCGACGCGCTCGGCATCGACGGCGCCGAGGTGGTCCCCGCCGACGCCGAGGCCGCCCGCGGCGCCGAGATCGTCATGGTCTTCGGTGGCGACGGCACCTTCCTGCGCGCCGCCGAGCTGGCCCGCTACAGCCACGCCGCGCTGATGGGCGTCAACCTCGGCCGGGTCGGCTTCCTCGCCGAGACCGAGCCCGAGGCGGTCGAGGAGACGCTGACGGCGATCGAGCAGTGCACGTACTCGGTGGAGAAGCGGCTGGCCATCGAGGTCGACGTCCTCGACGCCGCGGGCAACGTCGTCGGCGGCACCTGGGCGCTCAACGAGGTGTCGGTGGAGAAGGCGCAGCGCTCGCGGGTGCTCGACGTCGTCATCTCCATCGACGGCCGGCCGCTGACCAGCTTCGGCTGCGACGGCGTCCTGTTCGCCACCCCGACCGGCTCCACGGCCTACGCCTTCTCCGCCGGCGGCCCGGTGGTGTGGCCCGACGTCGAGGCGCTGCTGCTGGTGCCCACCAACGCGCACGCCCTCTTCTCCCGGCCCCTGGTCACCTCGCCGGACGCGGTGCTGTCGGTGGCCATCCCGCCCGACGGCAACCGTGCCCGCGTCTCGGCCGACGGCCGGCGCGCCCTCGACGTCCCCGACGGCGGCCGGGTCGACGTCCGGCGCGCCGCCCGCCCGGTGCGCATCGCCCGCGTGCACCCGGCGACCTTCGGCGACCGCCTGGTCGCCAAGTTCGGGCTGCCCGTGCGCGGCTTCCGCGACGCCCGCCGGCACGACCCCGGCCACGAGCTGCGGCCCTCGCGCAACGTCCTCGCCCGCGACGTCGTGACCCTCGCCGACGGCAACGGCGCGGCAGGGGAGGAGGTGCGCGGTGGCACCGCGGACCCCCACGCGTGA
- a CDS encoding TlyA family RNA methyltransferase: MARRSRLDAELVRRGLARSREHAVELISEGRVAVAGRAATKPATGVEAGTPVVVRTDPDEHRWVSRGAHKLLGALDAFAVPVEGRRALDAGASTGGFTEVLLTRGAREVVAVDVGYGELAWSLRTDDRVRVLERTNVRTLTPEQIEGPVDLVVADLSFISLRLVLPALTACATGEADLLPMVKPQFEVGRERLGSGGVVRDPAARAAAVLEVATAAADLGWGTAGVVASPLPGPAGNVEFFLWLRRDAGRPDEAAVRRAVEEGPP, translated from the coding sequence ATGGCCCGCCGCAGCCGACTCGACGCCGAACTGGTCCGCCGGGGCCTGGCCCGCTCCCGCGAGCACGCCGTCGAGCTGATCAGCGAGGGACGGGTCGCCGTCGCCGGGCGTGCCGCCACCAAGCCGGCCACCGGCGTCGAGGCGGGCACGCCGGTCGTGGTGCGCACCGACCCCGACGAGCACCGCTGGGTCTCGCGCGGCGCGCACAAGCTGCTGGGCGCCCTGGACGCCTTCGCCGTCCCCGTGGAGGGGCGCCGCGCCCTGGACGCCGGCGCCTCGACCGGGGGCTTCACCGAGGTGCTGCTCACCCGCGGTGCCCGCGAGGTGGTCGCCGTCGACGTCGGCTACGGCGAGCTGGCCTGGTCGCTGCGCACCGACGACCGCGTCCGGGTACTGGAGCGCACCAACGTCCGCACGCTGACCCCGGAGCAGATCGAGGGCCCGGTCGACCTCGTGGTCGCCGACCTGTCGTTCATCTCGCTGCGGCTGGTGCTGCCGGCGCTGACCGCCTGCGCCACCGGGGAGGCCGACCTGCTCCCGATGGTCAAGCCGCAGTTCGAGGTCGGCCGCGAGCGGCTGGGCTCCGGCGGCGTCGTCCGCGACCCCGCGGCCCGCGCGGCCGCCGTCCTCGAGGTCGCCACGGCCGCGGCCGACCTCGGCTGGGGCACCGCCGGCGTCGTCGCCAGCCCGCTGCCCGGCCCGGCGGGCAACGTGGAGTTCTTCCTGTGGCTGCGCCGCGACGCCGGGCGCCCCGACGAGGCCGCCGTGCGCCGCGCCGTCGAGGAGGGACCGCCGTGA
- a CDS encoding HAD-IIA family hydrolase, with amino-acid sequence MTGPLPAGDGAGGRPGLAAGSTRAPALVHDVALLDLDGVVYVGPDAVPGVPEALARARERGMRLGFVTNNAARPPEEVAGHLSDLGVPATPAEVITSSQAAASVVAGMLGAGARVLPVGGPGVAAALRAAGLTVVGTAEEDPAAVVQGYGREVGWAQLAEAVVAVRNGARHVATNTDATIPSPRGPLPGNGAMVRVVREVTGREPLVTGKPDPAMHAECVRRTAAERPLVVGDRLDTDIEGAHRAGAASLLVFSGVTDPALLLAAGPLHRPDLIAADAGGLLVPHPPVTGGAGGPWSCGRWAVTAADGGPLELRTTGEDGDRGDGLDGLRALCLAAWARAPEGAPTQVRAADGEARRVLAEWGLAGR; translated from the coding sequence GTGACCGGCCCGCTCCCGGCCGGCGACGGCGCGGGCGGGCGGCCGGGTCTCGCCGCCGGCAGCACGCGGGCCCCGGCCCTGGTCCACGACGTCGCGCTGCTCGACCTCGACGGCGTCGTCTACGTCGGGCCGGACGCGGTGCCCGGTGTCCCGGAGGCGCTGGCGCGGGCACGGGAGCGCGGCATGCGGCTGGGCTTCGTCACCAACAACGCGGCCCGTCCACCGGAGGAGGTGGCCGGGCACCTGTCCGACCTCGGCGTCCCGGCCACGCCCGCCGAGGTCATCACCAGCTCGCAGGCGGCCGCCTCGGTCGTGGCCGGGATGCTCGGCGCGGGCGCCCGGGTGCTGCCCGTGGGCGGCCCCGGGGTCGCGGCGGCGTTGCGGGCGGCCGGGCTGACCGTGGTCGGGACCGCCGAGGAGGACCCCGCCGCGGTGGTGCAGGGCTACGGCCGGGAGGTCGGCTGGGCGCAGCTGGCCGAGGCCGTCGTCGCCGTCCGCAACGGCGCCCGGCACGTGGCCACCAACACCGACGCCACCATCCCCTCACCGCGCGGGCCGCTGCCCGGCAACGGGGCGATGGTCCGCGTCGTCCGGGAGGTCACCGGCCGCGAGCCTCTCGTCACCGGGAAGCCCGACCCGGCGATGCACGCCGAGTGCGTCCGCCGCACCGCAGCCGAGCGTCCGCTGGTGGTCGGCGACCGGCTCGACACCGACATCGAGGGCGCCCACCGGGCCGGCGCCGCGAGCCTGCTGGTGTTCAGCGGCGTGACCGACCCGGCGCTGCTGCTGGCCGCCGGTCCGCTGCACCGGCCCGACCTGATCGCCGCCGACGCGGGCGGGCTGCTGGTGCCACACCCCCCGGTCACCGGCGGGGCCGGAGGACCCTGGAGCTGCGGTCGCTGGGCCGTCACCGCCGCGGACGGCGGTCCGCTCGAGCTGCGGACCACCGGGGAGGACGGGGACCGCGGGGACGGTCTCGACGGGCTGCGCGCCCTGTGCCTGGCCGCGTGGGCGCGCGCTCCCGAAGGTGCGCCGACGCAGGTGCGGGCCGCCGACGGGGAGGCCCGCCGGGTGCTCGCCGAGTGGGGCCTGGCAGGGCGGTGA
- a CDS encoding tetratricopeptide repeat protein produces the protein MSTAGSPDDELPGEGIPGGGVYEWYRRGLDLLASGDPAAAATLLGRAAEAEPGSRSILEALARAQYDAGRYADAIDSFAQLAAGNPTDDYAHFGLGLAASRAGDLGLAAEHLALAVAMRPDLAHYARALRGVRARRASQRGSA, from the coding sequence GTGTCGACAGCAGGCTCACCCGACGACGAGCTGCCCGGGGAGGGGATCCCGGGGGGCGGGGTCTACGAGTGGTACCGGCGGGGGCTGGACCTGCTGGCCAGTGGCGACCCGGCGGCCGCGGCGACCCTGCTCGGCCGGGCGGCCGAGGCCGAGCCCGGCTCGCGCAGCATCCTCGAGGCGCTCGCGCGTGCCCAGTACGACGCCGGTCGCTATGCCGATGCGATCGACAGCTTCGCGCAGCTCGCCGCGGGAAACCCCACCGACGACTACGCGCACTTCGGGCTGGGCCTGGCCGCCAGCCGGGCCGGCGACCTCGGGCTGGCAGCCGAGCACCTCGCTCTGGCCGTGGCGATGCGCCCGGACCTGGCCCACTACGCCCGCGCCCTGCGCGGCGTGCGGGCCCGGAGGGCGTCGCAGCGGGGGTCCGCGTGA
- a CDS encoding DUF1015 domain-containing protein, producing the protein MHSSSADSPSLTATGLDVRPFRALTYQRHDPGHLARVSSPAYDLVTPDGRERLAAADPHNIVRLILPGGTSGPGTAGATGPGGGRPGEDTAARAARTLREWEDAGVLVRDGTPALWLYEMQPAEGAATVGWLGAVAVAAAGGRAVLPHEDTFPPAVEGRRALLEATATDLEPIVLAHDPDPEVAALTRTALSGPSGMELTDTDGVRHRLWRIADEEVLRRLTAALARTGAVIADGHHRFAAARALHRTHPAGDCRVLALLTPMGSGGLRVQAIHRVVPDLSLEAAGEAAARGFTVTEIPAGPDPDALADAVRATGTGAEQDGREGALFLLSDGRRLLALSEPSAEVRATVPVEAPSAWRGLDVVLATTGLVGHLWHRPDDPGSVLVAHDVPEALGLASRRNGVALLLRAPSPTDVAAVARAGARMPRKSTLFVPKPRTGLVLRPHAG; encoded by the coding sequence GTGCACTCGTCGTCGGCGGACTCCCCGTCCCTCACCGCGACGGGACTCGACGTCCGGCCCTTCCGGGCACTGACCTACCAGCGGCACGACCCCGGCCACCTGGCCCGGGTGAGCTCGCCAGCCTACGACCTGGTGACGCCGGACGGCCGGGAACGACTGGCCGCCGCCGATCCGCACAACATCGTCCGTCTGATCCTGCCGGGCGGCACGTCTGGACCGGGCACCGCCGGCGCGACCGGGCCCGGCGGCGGCCGTCCGGGCGAGGACACCGCGGCCCGTGCGGCGCGCACGCTGCGCGAGTGGGAGGACGCCGGCGTGCTCGTCCGGGACGGCACCCCTGCCCTGTGGCTCTACGAGATGCAGCCCGCCGAGGGAGCGGCGACGGTCGGCTGGCTGGGGGCGGTGGCCGTCGCCGCCGCCGGCGGGCGGGCGGTGCTGCCGCACGAGGACACCTTCCCGCCGGCCGTCGAGGGCCGGCGGGCACTGCTGGAGGCAACGGCCACCGACCTCGAGCCGATCGTGCTCGCCCACGACCCGGATCCGGAGGTCGCCGCCCTCACCCGCACCGCACTGTCCGGCCCGTCCGGCATGGAGCTCACCGACACCGACGGCGTCCGCCACCGCCTCTGGCGGATCGCCGACGAGGAGGTGCTCCGCAGGCTGACCGCGGCCCTGGCGCGCACCGGGGCGGTCATCGCCGACGGTCACCACCGCTTCGCCGCGGCGCGGGCGCTGCACCGCACCCATCCCGCCGGCGACTGCCGCGTGCTGGCGCTGCTGACGCCGATGGGGTCCGGTGGGCTGCGGGTGCAGGCGATCCACCGGGTCGTCCCCGACCTGTCCCTCGAGGCGGCCGGGGAGGCCGCCGCCCGTGGCTTCACCGTCACGGAGATCCCGGCCGGCCCGGATCCCGACGCGCTCGCCGACGCCGTCCGCGCCACGGGAACCGGTGCGGAGCAGGACGGTCGGGAGGGGGCGCTCTTCCTGCTCAGCGACGGCCGCCGGCTCCTCGCGCTGTCGGAGCCGTCCGCGGAGGTCCGGGCCACGGTGCCGGTCGAGGCGCCCTCGGCCTGGCGCGGCCTGGACGTCGTCCTGGCCACCACCGGTCTCGTCGGGCACCTGTGGCACCGGCCGGACGACCCGGGGTCGGTCCTCGTGGCCCACGACGTCCCGGAGGCCCTCGGCCTGGCGTCCCGGCGCAACGGGGTGGCCCTGCTGCTGCGGGCGCCCTCCCCCACCGACGTCGCCGCGGTCGCCCGCGCCGGGGCGCGGATGCCGCGCAAGTCGACGCTGTTCGTCCCCAAGCCGCGGACCGGGCTGGTCCTCCGCCCGCACGCCGGCTGA
- a CDS encoding single-stranded DNA-binding protein: MSVAVIDRNDVVLRGRVSAPAELRSLPSGDTLVTFRLVVRRPEPRARGQSVDVLTCITYDRALQRRIAAWEAGDVVEVEGALQRRFWRTPGGTASVCEVNCRRGRKVPRTAGGTVRTA; the protein is encoded by the coding sequence ATGAGCGTGGCAGTGATCGACCGGAACGACGTCGTGCTCCGCGGGCGCGTCTCGGCACCCGCGGAGCTGAGGTCCCTCCCGAGCGGGGACACCCTGGTGACCTTCCGCCTGGTGGTGCGCCGGCCCGAGCCCCGGGCCCGAGGCCAGTCGGTGGACGTGCTGACCTGCATCACCTACGACCGGGCCCTGCAGCGACGCATCGCGGCCTGGGAGGCCGGGGACGTCGTCGAGGTCGAGGGCGCGCTGCAGCGGCGGTTCTGGCGGACGCCCGGCGGCACGGCCTCGGTGTGCGAGGTGAACTGCCGGCGCGGCCGCAAGGTGCCCCGCACCGCCGGGGGGACGGTCCGGACGGCGTGA